The region TCGGGCAAGTGCTCGGAAACGTCGGTATATAGAATCTGGTAAACGATCACGATGCCGACGATCAAACCGATGATTAAACCCAGCGTAAACACGAATCCAATGGCCGTAGCTTCCTGCCAGTAGGACAACTCTGCATTGATAAACTCCTCGCGCGTAAACACGATTACGTCTTCCGGCAACTCTTGACGCAAGCGTTGCTGTACTAAATCGGGATCGACACTAGGTTCGAGCTGGAGGACGCCAATCTCGATCTCGCTGGGATTGCGTTCGGGGAAGATGCGCAGAAAGTTCAAGTCACTCGTGATCAAATTACCATCGGCACTAAAGGAAGCTCCGAGTGCAAATAAGCCGCCGACAATAACGCGCCGCTGACCGACTTCAGTGATGACGAGCTCGCCGCTATCGTATAATTCCGGGATCGGCCCAAACTCGGCCCGAGAATCCTCATCGAATAAAACGACGTCCTCGATCGTCGTGCGCGCTAAGTTCTCCTCAATTCCAGGGAAATCCAACACATTTGCCACGGGATTGACGCCAAGGACCATCAAACTGCGCGTGCTGCGATCCACTGGATTCTTCCACAATCCAAAGCCAATG is a window of Rubidibacter lacunae KORDI 51-2 DNA encoding:
- the devC gene encoding ABC transporter permease DevC; the protein is MKYPLGWLQLSHRKLRLAIALAGIGFADVLMFMQLGFQSALFKSSVILHERIDGDIFLVSPQSSALIALATFSRRRVYQALAVEGVASAHSIYIGFGLWKNPVDRSTRSLMVLGVNPVANVLDFPGIEENLARTTIEDVVLFDEDSRAEFGPIPELYDSGELVITEVGQRRVIVGGLFALGASFSADGNLITSDLNFLRIFPERNPSEIEIGVLQLEPSVDPDLVQQRLRQELPEDVIVFTREEFINAELSYWQEATAIGFVFTLGLIIGLIVGIVIVYQILYTDVSEHLPEYATLKAMGYRDRFLLQVVLQEALILAILGYLPALAIASGMYALARAATGLPMLMTLTRAGSVFVLTAFMCFSSGALAVRKLQAADPADIF